CAGCAAGGCACTGTTATCCGAGTTCGACCAGGAGATGGCGAATACACGCAGGACGTTAGAGCGCGTTCCGGCTGACAAGTCTGACTACCGGCCGCACGAGAAATCCATGCCGTTGGGCAAGCTGGCCCCGCACATTGCTCAGTTGACCAGCTTCGGGCTCACTGTGCTGACCGCACCGGATTTGGATTTCTCCACAGGCAGTTACAAACCGCTGCCGTTTGAGTCAGCGGAGCAACTGGTCAAAGTGCTGGACGAGGAGTCGCCTAAGGTCCGAGCAGCTCTGGCGGGCACCACGGA
This portion of the Terriglobia bacterium genome encodes:
- a CDS encoding DinB family protein, whose translation is MTISKALLSEFDQEMANTRRTLERVPADKSDYRPHEKSMPLGKLAPHIAQLTSFGLTVLTAPDLDFSTGSYKPLPFESAEQLVKVLDEESPKVRAALAGTTDDAWQQEWKLSFQGKTIFEGTRFAAYRAMFLNHVVHHRAQLGVYLRLNGIAVPGIYGPSADEPFMA